The nucleotide window AAAGCCCGTGGCATCAGTCGAGCCATTGTCGACCACCACCACTTGGTCTCCAGGTGCGAGTGTTGATTGAAGAGACTCGAGGCAGTCACGCGTGCGGTCCCATGCGTTCCAGACGGGAATTACAACTGTCGCGGCAAGGCGCTGGCTCTGAGGGCTCACAGTTTCTATTACGGTCCAAAGGAGTGCCGAATTGACCCCCGCAAACTGCGATGTGGCGCTGGGGCGGGAACGGCGGCTGGCACCGGTTCAGCCCCAGGGGAAATCGGAGCGTGCGGGATATCTGAGCAGAGTTTCACGCAGGAAGAACTGCTTATGACCTTTATACCCAAGCGGCCCTTCTGCTGGGAATATTATTGGTTATGCAAGGCGTGTTTACCGTGATCAACTAAGCTTTTACTCGTGGCAGGAAGACGAACGGGTTTTCTAGAGTTGTTAACTTGAAACTTAGGTTTTTTCATTAAGAGGGCTTTTTTCGCAGACTCAGGGCTAACATGACATACTCGCTTGAAGAGTTCGACTCTTTGCTCAGCCGGGCCCAACCCGTAAGTTCTTCGACGCCGGTCGCCACTCTCAGAAAGTGGAGGACGGAGCTGGTTCGTGCCTCCGTTTTCGTCTCTTTTGCGATAGGGGTGCTCTCGGTTGATTTCGAGGTTCTCAAAGAAGGCCTCGAAGCGATCGAATCATCGGATAAGGACGTGCTGCAGTCAATTGTGGATGATCTTCCCTCCATTCTTGCTTCCGGATGGGTCGGTGGCGGCTGGTCGCTTTCTCCCGATGCCTCAGCCTCCGTGGGCGCAGCTGCCGAGCTGTCGCTTGACAATGCCAGCGGCCTGCTGGAGCTGCATACTGAGATTGCCTCTAGCAATCTGGGTGATCCGGTTGCCGTCCGCGATTTGATGGAACGCGTCTCCACGCAGCGCCTGGCGCTAATTGGCATCAGAGAACAGCTCGAAGGCAGGATAAAGCAGATCCAGCAGATCGTGCGTCAACACTACGCCGCGGGCACCGCTTCCGTCGACGACTGGCTGGCTTGATCGGGCTGGTCGCGCAGCGGACTTTCCGGTGACTGGGGGCAGCCAAAAATGTGTATCAGAGCTGCAGGGGATGACAACCGGCTGTAGCAGGCAGCAACCGCTGCCAATTCACAGACATTTGGCGGATGTCATCGGTGAGGGGCCGGTAAGAGCTGGGGAATTTATGACCGTGCCGCTTGATCTGAGCCGTAAGGACAGCGCCTGATTCCGGGTGCACGGGACCACTCCAGGTTCGCGGTTGCTTGCCGTTTGGCAAAGCCGAGTCTTTTCTCTGTGGAAGGACTGAAGTTGCCGACGGGGAACGATCTCGATTGAACGTCGAAATGAGTATTGATATTTCCTTGCCTCAACCCCGATATTGTGTGATAGCATGACCTACAATTCGCTATCTGTGCTTCTAAGGCGGGAGCAGCTTCTGTGGCGGGAGTGAGCGGGAGCAAAAAGGGTCGGATCGTGTTCACACAAAGTGAGGTGGCCTCTGCACTGCACGTTAAGGCAGGCCAGGCCCAAGAATTGTGGTTGCGCTATTTTCAAACACGGGCAGTTGAGGACAGAAACCGTCTGGTATTGTTCTACGCCCCACTGGTCAGATTAGTAGCCAACCGTGTGGCTAAAGGGGTGCGCCCGTTTCAATCAGTGGAGGAGATCTGCTCCAGCGGGCAGCTTGGACTGATCAATGCTGTTGAGCGGTTCGATCCTAAAGAGGGATTCCAGTTCGCCACCTACGCCACTATCAGGATCCAGGGTGCGATAATCGATGAGCTGCGCCGCGACGATATCCTTCCCAAGCGGATGCGGGCGAGGGTGCGCACCTATCAGGTGGCCCGGGAGTCGCTCGAAGCCGATCTGCATCGCACTCCGACGCTTCGTGAAGTTGCCGAGCATCTCGAACTTACCTTGGCTGAGATCATGGAAATCGATGACATGGCGGTCCTGTCGAGTTACCTCGTTCCCTTGTCGATGATTGGCAATGATCGAAGCGGGATTGCCGCCGGTTTGGGCACTGATCCAAGCGGCGAGGCGGAAATGGCTTCAACCCGGGAAACAGTCAAGGCTGCCTTGCTGCGCATTACCGAGCGCCAGCGCCAGGTCCTTGTCCTGCACTATCTCGAAGGGTTTCACAAGAGCGAGATTGCCGAGACTCTCGGGATCGACCGGTCGAGGGTGACGCAACTGATCCAGCAGGGCCTGCGCAATCTTCGTCTGCAGCTTGAAGACAAGGCCGGCCTGGGACCAGGAATCGAATAACTCTCCCGGAGATTCACCGCGATCACAGGAAGGACGGTTCGGATTGACTTGTGGGTCTCCTGGCTGCTTGGGGTTTTGGAGCGGCGTACCCGGTGGTTTAGCTTGCGGGCCTTTCAAGTCCTGGTTCGATCCTTTTGAATCAAAGGATTGCTAGAGGGTTGACAGGACTTCCAACTTCTTCTTCGATCGGCAAGACACACGTAGCAAGGAAGAATGGGTAGCGCCGTCTTCAGCACACGCTTGCGCAAGTCCTTCCAAATTGAAAATTCTTCCAACAACACGACCGATGTCGGGGATGACCACATGATGCTAAAGCTGATACATTTCCGGACTGCTTCAGGTCGCACTTCAGCTCCCTACGTGTCGGTAGCCACGACAGCAACTTCACAAGCAAAAGCCGAGGGGCGCTAGGCCCCAGATCAAGCGTATTTATAACCGGCAAATCCCGCCTTGGCCGATGGTTGGTGCGCATTTGCAGGAGTTCTGCCCAGCCAATGGTGAGAAGCCCTCTCCACCTGCATGTAGAACCCGGTTTGTTGCTTGCCGCACTGGACAAGCGGCCCGGGATGCCTGGCCGGCGTCCATGGCGCATTATTCCAAATTTTTCGCTCTGGCGTTTGCACGCCGTGCACCATAAGTGGCCCAGGCCGCTGCATCTGCGGCGACCACCGGAGAGGCGGCGCTGGCAGACTCCATGTTCTCCACGCGGATCCGATCGAGGACTTCCTGCCTGTCTATTCGCACGTGCTTAGGAGCTTCGATGCCAAGCCTGACGCGGCCGCTTGGGGATACCGAGAGCACCGTGACGACGATATCGTCGCCTATGAGGATCTTTTGACCAATTTCGCGGGTAAGTGCCAACACGGCGTTCAGTCCTCCCCTTCGGTCGGGAACGGGGTCCTCACGCTCCAGCCAACTTCCAGCTCACTCAACGACGGAACCAGCTGATCGGCAAGACCGGTGCGGCGGTTGACAACGATGGGCGAATATAGATTCGCCGTTGAGGATGACAAGGGCTCCCTGGGATGAACGATTGCAAGGAGCACCACATCGTCGGGGCTGGTCAGGCCGAGGTCCTCGACCATAGCCTCTTCTATGTGCACCTCATAGTCGTGCCAGAGGAAACCGGGTGACATTACCAGCAAAGTAAGGTCATTTAGCGCTTTGCTTCCCTGCACATAGACCGTATCTGTGCAGCGGAGACGGGCAAAGACTCTTTCTGACTCCTCTCCGACGGGCTCCAGGACGAAGTGCCGGGCACCGCTGAATCCAGGCATGTCGCGCGTGAAGTTGAGCTCCATCCTGGTGATAAGAGCAGGGTCGGTTGCGGTATGCATTTGGCTATCTCCCTCGAGTACAGTCATTGCCAGTCCTATGCGATTCAACGTAGTTGGAGGGAATCGGCAATACAGGCCGCCTCACGGGGCTACGAACTTCGCGAGCGTTTCGGGGATTGCGCGCGACGCGGCCCACAGTGCAGCCTGATAGTTGGTCATATCGGAGTCGAGCTGCGTCGTAGCACTGGCCAGGTTCACATCTTCGAGAGTAGCCTGGTTAGCCTGGATATTCGCGATCTGGCTGGAAAGAGTTGCCGAGCTGTTCGACACCTGGAGCGCTGCGTTGCCCAGGGTCGCGCTGGCCTGCTCGGCGGTCGAGATGTTTCCATCGAGTGCATTCAGTGCCGTGGAGATTTCCGCCGAAGTTGGCGCACCGGTCAGCAAAGCATTGGAGGCGGCGCTCAAAGTGGCGAACACGCTGGATGCGCCTGATCCGAAAAGCGCGGTTCCCGGAACAGAGAGGTCCACTGTCTGGCCTGCTCCGGCTCCAGGTCCGATCACCACGGTCGGAGCGTCGCTGTTGCCCAGGTAGTTTCCGCTTGCATCATAGGCCTGGGCCGAGGCAGAGGTGCCGGCAAAGATGGGCCTGTCCCCGTACTGTGAGTTGGAAAGGGAGCGCAGGTTTGTGATGATGCCCTGGAGCTGGCTGCCGATTGCCTGATATGAAGTCGGATCCTGGACACCCTGATTCGCCGCTCCCAAAAGCAGCGACCTCGCCGACTGCATTGCATTGATAACGCTGTTGGCTGCGTCTGCGGAGGTGCCCAGCCACGATTTGGCCATCTCGGCATTTGCCTGCCAGCTTGCCAGCTGGCTGGCCTGGCTGGATAGAGCGAGCACCTGGGTGACCGCTGTGGGATTGTCGGAAGGCCGGTTGAGGACCTGGCCGGAGGCAAGCTGCATCTGGAGCTGGGCGATGCTGTCCTGCTGCATCGACAACTGATTTGTGAGTGCCTGTATGAGAGTCGTATCGGTAATGAGCATTTTAAACTGCCTGGAGCAGTGTCTGGAAGCTTGTTGTCAGTGCGCTCACTACCCGGGAAACTGCTTGGAACGCATTCTGGGCAGCAAGGATATCGAGTTCCTCATTGTTCACGTTGACTCCGGATATCGATGACAGGTTGCTGGCGGCGGTGGAGGCCAAATTGGACGCAGTCGACGATACTGCCGACGCATTGGAGGCCTCGGTTCCAAGCGCTCCGATCATTGTCTGGTAATTCGAATCCGGACCTGCAGGTGATGAGGCGACTGCCGCCATCGCCTGAGCATTCGTTCCATCAAGCGTAGGTGTTCCGATGACATTGGAGTTTCCGGCTCCCGGTGCTGAAGCAGTTGCTATCAGGCTCGGATTGGCCAGCAGTTCCGGGGAGACGGCGATTGTGGCTGCCGAGTCGAATCCCGGGGGACTGGGGGTGTAGATGCCCGGGGATCCATTGTCGACAAAAATATTTGGCAATACGGTTCCGGTCCAGCCAGATCCGGCAATTGCTGAACCGGGATCACCTTTGGCATCCATGCCGTTTGCCTGCAAGGTATTCAGACTCGTGGCCAGGGAGTCCGCCACTGAGTTGAGATGATCCACATAACTGGGAATGGTGCTGTTGAGGGCCGTCAAATTGGCTCCGACCGTTCCTCCGGCATCGACTGCAACACCATTGGAGGTGGCAATGCCCAGATTTGTCGTTGCGGCGGAACCCGTGCTCTTGAGGCTCTGCGCAGAGTTTCCCGCAACCAGCTGCACTCCGTTCAGATAGACGGTGACTGAACCATTTGCCGCGGTGACGGCACTCACCCCAAGAAGAGCAGCAAGCTTGTTCACTGCGGCATTGCTCTGGTCCATCAATGCATTCACATCCTGGCCGCCCGCCGATCCGGCCACAATGGATGCATTCAGGTGCGCAACTTGCGACAGCAGCGCATTTGCCTGGGCAAGCGCCCCACCGTCATTGGCTCCGGTCCCGATCTCGCTTTGCAATGACGAAGACAATTGGTTCATTTGGTTATAACCGGAATTGATCGATCCGGCCACGGTCTCCGCGGCGCTGACCACCGCCTGCTGGGCCCCTATCTGATTGGGATTGGAGGCGAGAGTCGAGATGTCTGTCCAGAACGCGGATAGCTGCGAGGCAATTCCGGCATTACTGGGTTCAGGGAAGATTGATTCGATCGACTTCAAGACCTGGTCTGTCTGCTTGGCTGCGCCCTGGACTCCAAGGGCGGAAATATTCGCTGCCATGTAAACGGCGTCGGTCAACCGGCTCACCGATTCGATCACCACACCCTGCCCTGTTCCCAGGGGGCCTCCCGCCGCTTCCGGCGAGAGGTTGACCTGCTCAGCGGCATATCCAGGGGTGCTCACATTGGACAGGTTGTTCGATGCCGCATCAAGTTCAGCCGTATCGGCTGCTATGCCGCTCGCCGCTATGGACAGATTCATATCGCTCATATCGATCCCTCCACGAGAACGCCTCCGCGCGGCACGGTGCGGCCATAGGTCGCTCCGCAGTCGGCCCGAATCGACGTGAGGGCTTCCTCGGCCATCGCTGCCCGCCGGCCCATTGCGGAAGTGAGGGCGCCGGCCAGGCCCTGAATCTCGGTCACTGCTTCTATCAAAGTCCGGCGGCGGTCCAGGAGAATATCACCCCAGCCAGCGCTGGCGTGTGCGGCAAGCTCATCGATCCGCGGCATTGGACCGAGGTGGAATTCGTCAGCCAGTCGAACCGTCACTGAACCCCGCACAAGCTCCAAAAGCCGTAGAGCTTCTGATGCGACCTCGGTTTCGCGCACCGCGGTGGGAATGGATTGGCTTTGGTCAGTGCCGGCAAGCGCTCCAAGCACGATCAACCTGTATTTAATGGTTGCCAGCAGTTCGAGTTCGCGGTCAAGCGTCTCTACGAATTCCACAAGAACATCGTCAATAGTCACTGGAAGAGATAACGGCCCGGACCGATCGAAAATTGAGAGGTTGGATACATAGTTCAGGCCTGCTTGTCATCCTCGGTTTCCACTGCCGGCCTGGACCGGGCCTGGGTGCGCGCGTAGCGGAGCAATACCGCCGAGACCATCCAGACGAGGGCTCCGGCGAATGCCATCGCCTCGACGAAGCGCAGCAATACGACCAGTGCCGACAGGCCTTCGGTTGCCATCTCAACCAGACTCGGCGCAATCACCGCTATCGCCAGGACAATGACGGCAAGGGGGCGGAACCGGTGTATGTCCGCGATAAAGGAGTAATAATCCTGGTGTCTCAAGGCTTGCTTTCAAGGGTCAGGTTGACGAGGGTTAAAACCCAGCGCAGGGTTGAAGCGGGCAGGCCATCGATGTAGGCGATCGGAAGCTCGCCCATGAGTTCGCCCGGGGTAGCGGTGTCCGCCAGATTAGACAACGACAGGGCGTCGATTCGCCCAAGGCGCTTTCGCCAGCGCGCAACATCGGCGCGCTTGGTGGCGGCGGGCACATTGCCAAGGACGTAGTCAGGTCTGAGCTTGTCGATCCAGGCTGCTGTCTCGGCCAGAGCGTGCGAACGCAGGGCAGCTTCGACGGGAATGACCGTCACTTTCTTCGAATACCGGCGCCATGCCACCCGATGAAAATCCGAGTCGTTCCCCTCGAGAATGAAGAGGTCTGAGGGTTCGAGTCCAAGTCCTTGGATCAAATGCTGTGCCGTCGCGTGTACTTCTCTGCGACCACCGATCACCACTATGACCGATCCGCCGGCACTTGGAATCGGCTTCGCGCGGGGCAGCCTTGCAAGTGCGCTGGCCAGGCCGTCGAGGGTGGACTGCGAGTGAGGCGGCCTGTACTGGGATGGCACCCCGATCTCCGCAAGGTCCTCGATCAGCCCGTCTATTATCTCAGGCCCATCGGGCTTTGGATCGCAAGGCGGCTCCAATCTATCGCGGTACGCAACGCCCGCATCGCTAAGTGTCGCTTCCGCCTCGGCAAGCATGTCGCTGAAGGCTGCCTCGGTTACCAGATCCGCTCCAAGGACAACCTGGTCCGCGGTTCTTTCCACTAAATCGGAAAAGGCGGAATCAATTGGCCGATCGAAGGCCGGGAAGTCCCTGGCCGCCGTTCTGGCCACGCCTGGGCGGATTTGTGATGGTGATGGCAGCTTGATGGCACTTTCGCCGCGCTCCACCGAGTGTGCCGGCGGCGTAATTCCCGC belongs to bacterium and includes:
- a CDS encoding sigma-70 family RNA polymerase sigma factor, giving the protein MCASKAGAASVAGVSGSKKGRIVFTQSEVASALHVKAGQAQELWLRYFQTRAVEDRNRLVLFYAPLVRLVANRVAKGVRPFQSVEEICSSGQLGLINAVERFDPKEGFQFATYATIRIQGAIIDELRRDDILPKRMRARVRTYQVARESLEADLHRTPTLREVAEHLELTLAEIMEIDDMAVLSSYLVPLSMIGNDRSGIAAGLGTDPSGEAEMASTRETVKAALLRITERQRQVLVLHYLEGFHKSEIAETLGIDRSRVTQLIQQGLRNLRLQLEDKAGLGPGIE
- a CDS encoding flagellar assembly protein FliW: MTVLEGDSQMHTATDPALITRMELNFTRDMPGFSGARHFVLEPVGEESERVFARLRCTDTVYVQGSKALNDLTLLVMSPGFLWHDYEVHIEEAMVEDLGLTSPDDVVLLAIVHPREPLSSSTANLYSPIVVNRRTGLADQLVPSLSELEVGWSVRTPFPTEGED
- the flgK gene encoding flagellar hook-associated protein FlgK, translating into MSDMNLSIAASGIAADTAELDAASNNLSNVSTPGYAAEQVNLSPEAAGGPLGTGQGVVIESVSRLTDAVYMAANISALGVQGAAKQTDQVLKSIESIFPEPSNAGIASQLSAFWTDISTLASNPNQIGAQQAVVSAAETVAGSINSGYNQMNQLSSSLQSEIGTGANDGGALAQANALLSQVAHLNASIVAGSAGGQDVNALMDQSNAAVNKLAALLGVSAVTAANGSVTVYLNGVQLVAGNSAQSLKSTGSAATTNLGIATSNGVAVDAGGTVGANLTALNSTIPSYVDHLNSVADSLATSLNTLQANGMDAKGDPGSAIAGSGWTGTVLPNIFVDNGSPGIYTPSPPGFDSAATIAVSPELLANPSLIATASAPGAGNSNVIGTPTLDGTNAQAMAAVASSPAGPDSNYQTMIGALGTEASNASAVSSTASNLASTAASNLSSISGVNVNNEELDILAAQNAFQAVSRVVSALTTSFQTLLQAV
- a CDS encoding carbon storage regulator, producing MEREDPVPDRRGGLNAVLALTREIGQKILIGDDIVVTVLSVSPSGRVRLGIEAPKHVRIDRQEVLDRIRVENMESASAASPVVAADAAAWATYGARRANARAKNLE